From Brassica oleracea var. oleracea cultivar TO1000 chromosome C3, BOL, whole genome shotgun sequence, a single genomic window includes:
- the LOC106333125 gene encoding uncharacterized protein LOC106333125 isoform X2 produces MVIVTHISTSSHQILPSFFHLRLRIPATSLASSRLIKHGDGGGGIALLTIRAYIEKPNSISSFANTVVGSLPVIRLLARILSDEGGVGRDLVDFAEFRKRVENNCAPSDSRAFYEFQQRRGKAGEPLYVLLCCWVAAVGAGLLKSEEILEGVTRVSISNDLEFEEHNFIVLMIEARQVAHVLKRK; encoded by the exons ATG GTAATTGTCACCCACATCTCCACTTCTTCCCACCAAATCTTGCCTTCATTCTTCCATCTCCGCCTCCGCATTCCCGCCACGTCCCTTGCTTCCTCTCGCCTCATCAAGCACGGAGACGGAGGAGGAGGAATCGCCTTGTTGACGATCCGAGCTTACATAGAGAAACCAAACTCCATCTCCAGCTTCGCCAACACAGTCGTCGGTTCTCTCCCCGTCATCAGACTCCTCGCCAGGATACTCAGCGATGAGGGCGGCGTCGGAAGAGATCTCGTCGACTTCGCCGAGTTTAGGAAACGAGTTGAGAATAATTGCGCACCTAGTGATTCTAGAGCTTTCTACGAGTTTCAACAGCGAAGAGGCAAG GCAGGAGAACCTTTGTATGTGCTTCTTTGCTGTTGGGTTGCTGCAGTAGGTGCAGGGCTTCTCAAATCTGAAGAGATTCTTGAAGGTGTTACTAGGGTTAGCATTTCAAATGATCTCGAGTTCGAAGAACATAACTTTATTGTTTTGATGATTGAAGCTAGACAGGTAGCACACGTATTGAAGAG GAAGTGA
- the LOC106333125 gene encoding uncharacterized protein LOC106333125 isoform X1, translating to MVIVTHISTSSHQILPSFFHLRLRIPATSLASSRLIKHGDGGGGIALLTIRAYIEKPNSISSFANTVVGSLPVIRLLARILSDEGGVGRDLVDFAEFRKRVENNCAPSDSRAFYEFQQRRGKAGEPLYVLLCCWVAAVGAGLLKSEEILEGVTRVSISNDLEFEEHNFIVLMIEARQVAHVLKRK from the exons ATGGTAATTGTCACCCACATCTCCACTTCTTCCCACCAAATCTTGCCTTCATTCTTCCATCTCCGCCTCCGCATTCCCGCCACGTCCCTTGCTTCCTCTCGCCTCATCAAGCACGGAGACGGAGGAGGAGGAATCGCCTTGTTGACGATCCGAGCTTACATAGAGAAACCAAACTCCATCTCCAGCTTCGCCAACACAGTCGTCGGTTCTCTCCCCGTCATCAGACTCCTCGCCAGGATACTCAGCGATGAGGGCGGCGTCGGAAGAGATCTCGTCGACTTCGCCGAGTTTAGGAAACGAGTTGAGAATAATTGCGCACCTAGTGATTCTAGAGCTTTCTACGAGTTTCAACAGCGAAGAGGCAAG GCAGGAGAACCTTTGTATGTGCTTCTTTGCTGTTGGGTTGCTGCAGTAGGTGCAGGGCTTCTCAAATCTGAAGAGATTCTTGAAGGTGTTACTAGGGTTAGCATTTCAAATGATCTCGAGTTCGAAGAACATAACTTTATTGTTTTGATGATTGAAGCTAGACAGGTAGCACACGTATTGAAGAG GAAGTGA
- the LOC106331593 gene encoding probable protein S-acyltransferase 16 isoform X2, whose protein sequence is MKRKGFGFSLPVTAVILVIGFIYFSTVFTFIDRWLSLASSPGIANAAAFTALALMCVYNYSIAVFRDPGRVPPNYMPDVEDPQSPVHEIKRKGGDLRYCQKCSHFKPPRAHHCRVCKRCVLRMDHHCIWINNCVGHTNYKVFFVFVVYAMTACVYSLVLLVGSLTVEPQDEDQEMGSYLRTIYVISGLVLVPLSIALGVLLGWHVYLSLQNKTTIEYHEGVRAMWLAEKGGQVYKHPYDIGAYENLTLILGPNILSWLCPTSKHIGSGLRFRTAFDSAPVSSGTKP, encoded by the exons ATGAAACGGAAAGGATTCGGCTTTTCTCTCCCCGTCACGGCGGTGATCTTAGTGATCGGTTTCATCTACTTCTCAACGGTCTTCACCTTCATCGATCGCTGGCTCAGCCTCGCCTCCTCTCCCGGAATCGCCAACGCAGCGGCGTTCACCGCCTTGGCTCTGATGTGTGTCTACAACTACTCCATCGCGGTTTTCAGAGATCCGGGTCGGGTCCCGCCCAATTACATGCCCGACGTCGAAGATCCGCAGAGTCCTGTCCACGAGATTAAACGAAAG GGAGGAGATTTGAGGTATTGCCAAAAGTGTTCGCATTTCAAACCTCCACGCGCTCACCATTGCCGAGTTTGCAAACGATGTGTGCTTAGAATG GACCACCATTGTATTTGGATCAACAACTGTGTGGGACACACTAACTACAAGGTCTTCTTCGTGTTTGTTGTCTATGCGATGACTGCGTGTGTGTACTCTCTG GTTTTGCTTGTGGGAAGCCTTACTGTTGAACCTCAAGATGAAGACCAAGAGATGGGAAGCTATCTAAGAACTATATAT GTGATTTCAGGTTTGGTTCTTGTCCCTTTGAGCATTGCGTTAGGTGTTCTTCTCGGTTGGCACGTTTACCTCAGTTTACAAAACAAGACAACCATCGAG TACCACGAAGGGGTGAGAGCTATGTGGTTAGCGGAGAAAGGTGGGCAAGTCTATAAGCATCCATATGACATAGGCGCTTATGAAAACCTTACCTTG ATTTTGGGTCCGAACATACTTTCTTGGCTCTGTCCTACATCAAAGCATATCGGTTCTGGTCTGCGTTTCCGTACAGCTTTTGATTCAGCACCTGTTTCTTCTGGAACGAAACCTTGA
- the LOC106331593 gene encoding probable protein S-acyltransferase 16 isoform X1 — protein MKRKGFGFSLPVTAVILVIGFIYFSTVFTFIDRWLSLASSPGIANAAAFTALALMCVYNYSIAVFRDPGRVPPNYMPDVEDPQSPVHEIKRKGGDLRYCQKCSHFKPPRAHHCRVCKRCVLRMDHHCIWINNCVGHTNYKVFFVFVVYAMTACVYSLVLLVGSLTVEPQDEDQEMGSYLRTIYVISGLVLVPLSIALGVLLGWHVYLSLQNKTTIEVYHEGVRAMWLAEKGGQVYKHPYDIGAYENLTLILGPNILSWLCPTSKHIGSGLRFRTAFDSAPVSSGTKP, from the exons ATGAAACGGAAAGGATTCGGCTTTTCTCTCCCCGTCACGGCGGTGATCTTAGTGATCGGTTTCATCTACTTCTCAACGGTCTTCACCTTCATCGATCGCTGGCTCAGCCTCGCCTCCTCTCCCGGAATCGCCAACGCAGCGGCGTTCACCGCCTTGGCTCTGATGTGTGTCTACAACTACTCCATCGCGGTTTTCAGAGATCCGGGTCGGGTCCCGCCCAATTACATGCCCGACGTCGAAGATCCGCAGAGTCCTGTCCACGAGATTAAACGAAAG GGAGGAGATTTGAGGTATTGCCAAAAGTGTTCGCATTTCAAACCTCCACGCGCTCACCATTGCCGAGTTTGCAAACGATGTGTGCTTAGAATG GACCACCATTGTATTTGGATCAACAACTGTGTGGGACACACTAACTACAAGGTCTTCTTCGTGTTTGTTGTCTATGCGATGACTGCGTGTGTGTACTCTCTG GTTTTGCTTGTGGGAAGCCTTACTGTTGAACCTCAAGATGAAGACCAAGAGATGGGAAGCTATCTAAGAACTATATAT GTGATTTCAGGTTTGGTTCTTGTCCCTTTGAGCATTGCGTTAGGTGTTCTTCTCGGTTGGCACGTTTACCTCAGTTTACAAAACAAGACAACCATCGAGGTT TACCACGAAGGGGTGAGAGCTATGTGGTTAGCGGAGAAAGGTGGGCAAGTCTATAAGCATCCATATGACATAGGCGCTTATGAAAACCTTACCTTG ATTTTGGGTCCGAACATACTTTCTTGGCTCTGTCCTACATCAAAGCATATCGGTTCTGGTCTGCGTTTCCGTACAGCTTTTGATTCAGCACCTGTTTCTTCTGGAACGAAACCTTGA